Proteins encoded together in one Diabrotica undecimpunctata isolate CICGRU chromosome 3, icDiaUnde3, whole genome shotgun sequence window:
- the LOC140437282 gene encoding trypsin-1-like: MITMKNSIFLLLLFVVYTIEGSPLSTYGIFGGQDAVEGQFPYQVSLQIDSWPFGYQHYCGGSIISPNWIVTAGHCCWTMYPSLHVVAGILKVHDQNEYTQVRLVEERYIHENYTYGVQPNDICVIKVNESWVFNDRVKPIALPIQDFNAIGKGVSSGWGQSAGNLFPQFPDTLQWQESEIPDEETCLELCNKAEKLNPYNTTSNICTANPEQNHGTCEGDSGGPLVLDEQLVGLASWVFLPCGREGAPSVFTRVSHFVDWIKKHDNEL; this comes from the exons gTTCACCACTTTCAACTTATGGAATATTTGGGGGCCAGGACGCAGTAGAAGGACAGTTTCCATACCAGGTATCTCTTCAGATAGACAGCTGGCCTTTTGGCTACCAGCACTACTGTGGAGGTTCTATCATTTCTCCAAACTGGATTGTTACCGCAGGGCATTGCTGTTGGACTATGTATCCTAGCCTTCATGTAGTCGCCGGGATATTGAAGGTGCATGACCAAAACGAGTACACGCAAGTTAGATTAGTTGAGGAGCGTTACATACATGAAAATTATACTTA TGGTGTACAGCCAAACGATATCTGCGTAATTAAGGTAAACGAATCCTGGGTTTTTAATGACAGAGTTAAACCAATAGCTCTTCCCATCCAGGATTTTAATGCCATAGGAAAAGGAGTATCGTCTGGTTGGGGGCAATCGGCAGGAAATTTATTCCCACAGTTCCCTGATACATTACAATGGCAAGAATCGGAAATTCCCGATGAAGAAA CTTGTTTGGAGTTATGTAATAAGGCCGAAAAACTCAACCCATATAATACCACATCTAATATATGTACAGCAAATCCTGAGCAAAACCATGGAACTTGTGAAGGAGACTCTGGTGGTCCTTTAGTTCTAGATGAACAATTGGTTGGATTGGCCTCTTGGGTGTTTCTACCATGTGGTAGGGAAGGTGCTCCGTCAGTATTTACCAGGGTCAGTCATTTTGTCGATTGGATCAAGAAACACGACAACGAGTTGTAA